Proteins encoded together in one Stigmatella aurantiaca window:
- a CDS encoding FliH/SctL family protein encodes MAIGKVIKGDVTPDPVPERSAPRPSRAGVMNADVFEARQSAQGILEEAQREKERILAEAQREREDVLAKAREQGRQEGLAQATELLLRAKMQAGEMLAGQEKDVIALACRIAEKIIGRDIERQPELLVDMCASAIEQLRSARAMVLRVHPKTAQVLRARKPELIELIGRAVDLAIREDADVAPVGCIVQTEFGTVDAQLPTQFEMLQNVLLPDLSKTEGPA; translated from the coding sequence ATGGCGATCGGCAAGGTAATCAAAGGAGACGTGACGCCGGACCCCGTCCCCGAGCGGTCCGCGCCGCGTCCCTCGCGCGCGGGCGTGATGAACGCCGACGTCTTCGAGGCGCGTCAGTCCGCCCAGGGCATCCTGGAGGAAGCGCAGCGCGAGAAGGAGCGCATCCTCGCGGAGGCGCAGCGTGAGCGCGAGGACGTGCTGGCCAAGGCGCGCGAGCAGGGGCGCCAGGAGGGCCTGGCCCAGGCAACGGAGCTGCTCCTGCGCGCCAAGATGCAGGCCGGGGAGATGCTCGCGGGCCAGGAGAAGGACGTCATCGCCCTGGCGTGCCGCATCGCCGAGAAAATCATCGGCCGGGACATCGAGCGCCAGCCGGAGCTGCTGGTGGACATGTGCGCCTCGGCCATCGAGCAGCTGCGCAGCGCGCGCGCCATGGTGCTCCGGGTGCACCCGAAGACCGCGCAGGTGCTGCGGGCGCGCAAGCCCGAGCTGATCGAGCTCATCGGCCGCGCGGTGGACCTGGCCATCCGCGAGGACGCGGACGTGGCGCCCGTGGGCTGCATCGTCCAGACGGAGTTCGGCACGGTGGATGCGCAGCTGCCCACCCAGTTCGAGATGCTCCAGAACGTGCTGCTGCCCGACCTCTCCAAGACGGAAGGACCGGCCTAG
- the sctN gene encoding type III secretion system ATPase SctN: MAIDLSRYYALLKDASLVRVRGRVTELTGLVIKASVPNVRVGEVVYINSRIRGKVKAEVVGFQGDEVMLMPLGELYGIGPDSEVIPTGKPLTIKCGEGLLGRVLGGTGEPLDGKPLPDDLIDWSVDRDCPDPFTRMRIEHPLPLGVRCIDGLLTVGEGQRVGLFAGSGVGKSTLMGQIARNTKAELNVIALIGERGREVREFIEDALGEEGLKRSVLVCATSDQPSLVRLKAAYVATAIAEYFRERGGNVMFMLDTVTRLARAQREIGLAVGEPPARQGYPPSVFSMLPRILERTGNSAKGKCTAIYTCLVAGGDMEEPIADEVRGILDGHFILNRALGERNQWPAMDVLASLSRVMSGIVAKDHKKAAGKLRETLATYEKQRDLILLGAYQYGTDPRTDYAIDKYDAIIEYLKQDTHSNSTYEETVNGLLALFED, translated from the coding sequence ATGGCGATCGACTTATCGCGCTACTACGCGCTGCTGAAGGACGCGTCGCTCGTCCGGGTGCGGGGGCGCGTCACCGAGCTGACGGGCCTCGTCATCAAGGCCAGCGTGCCCAACGTGCGCGTGGGCGAAGTGGTCTACATCAACAGCCGCATCCGCGGGAAGGTGAAGGCGGAGGTGGTGGGCTTCCAGGGCGATGAGGTGATGCTCATGCCGCTGGGCGAGCTGTACGGCATCGGTCCGGACAGCGAGGTGATTCCCACCGGCAAGCCGCTCACCATCAAGTGCGGGGAGGGGCTCCTGGGCCGCGTGCTCGGGGGCACCGGCGAGCCGCTCGACGGCAAGCCCCTGCCGGATGACCTCATCGACTGGTCGGTGGACCGGGACTGCCCGGACCCCTTCACGCGCATGCGCATCGAGCACCCGCTGCCCCTGGGGGTGCGCTGCATCGACGGCCTGCTGACGGTGGGCGAGGGCCAGCGCGTGGGCCTCTTCGCAGGCTCCGGCGTGGGTAAGTCCACGCTCATGGGGCAGATTGCCCGCAACACCAAGGCGGAGCTGAACGTCATCGCGCTGATCGGCGAGCGAGGCCGCGAGGTGCGCGAGTTCATCGAGGACGCGCTCGGCGAGGAGGGCCTCAAGCGCTCCGTGCTGGTGTGCGCCACCTCGGACCAGCCCAGCCTGGTGCGTCTGAAGGCCGCCTACGTGGCCACCGCCATCGCGGAGTACTTCCGGGAGCGCGGCGGCAACGTGATGTTCATGCTGGACACGGTGACGCGTCTGGCGCGCGCCCAGCGTGAAATCGGCCTGGCCGTGGGCGAGCCCCCGGCCCGCCAGGGCTACCCACCCAGCGTGTTCTCCATGCTGCCGCGCATCCTGGAGCGCACGGGCAACTCGGCCAAGGGCAAGTGCACCGCCATCTACACGTGCCTGGTGGCCGGTGGCGACATGGAGGAGCCCATCGCCGACGAGGTCCGCGGTATTCTCGACGGTCACTTCATCCTCAACCGTGCCCTGGGCGAGCGCAACCAGTGGCCCGCCATGGACGTGCTGGCCAGCCTCTCCCGTGTGATGAGCGGCATCGTCGCCAAGGATCACAAGAAGGCGGCCGGCAAGCTGCGCGAGACGCTCGCGACGTACGAGAAGCAGCGAGACCTGATCCTCCTGGGCGCCTACCAGTACGGCACGGACCCCCGGACGGACTACGCCATCGACAAGTACGACGCCATCATCGAGTACCTCAAGCAGGACACCCACTCGAACTCCACCTACGAGGAGACCGTCAACGGGCTCCTGGCCCTCTTCGAGGACTGA
- a CDS encoding flagellar assembly protein FliH: MPPYRLETLLEMRARAKEEAEQAFSAAIKALEKEKAELKRLEDELARRKAERKAKVMAYLNEVMAKGAGINGMNMMARFEQRLKDEEAQVALDIERQREVVKVAERTVEQRRAQMAEAAKELKAIEKHKENWQKQIKYERQQREELTQEEIGSALFLARQRK, from the coding sequence ATGCCCCCGTACCGGTTAGAGACCCTCCTGGAGATGCGTGCCCGCGCCAAGGAGGAGGCGGAGCAGGCCTTCTCCGCGGCCATCAAGGCGCTGGAAAAGGAGAAGGCGGAGCTCAAGCGCCTGGAGGACGAGCTCGCGCGCCGCAAGGCCGAGCGCAAGGCGAAGGTCATGGCCTACCTCAACGAGGTGATGGCCAAGGGTGCCGGCATCAACGGCATGAACATGATGGCCCGCTTCGAGCAGCGCTTGAAGGACGAGGAGGCCCAGGTGGCGCTCGACATCGAGCGCCAGCGCGAGGTGGTGAAGGTGGCCGAGCGCACCGTGGAGCAGCGCCGGGCCCAGATGGCGGAGGCCGCCAAGGAGCTCAAGGCCATCGAGAAGCACAAGGAGAACTGGCAGAAGCAGATCAAGTACGAGCGGCAGCAGCGCGAGGAACTGACCCAGGAAGAAATCGGCAGTGCCTTGTTCCTGGCCCGCCAGCGCAAGTAA